Genomic DNA from Catenulispora sp. EB89:
CGGGTAACGAAACGCCGCCAGTCCTCAGCCCCGGCTCTAGTCCGACAAAGCCCGGGTCTGGATCTCGACCTGAGCCGGCACCGTCAGCTCCTCGTCGACCAGCCCGAGCTCGTTCAGCCGCCGCGCCGTCACCAGGACCCGCGACTCCAGCGAGCCCACGGACTGGTTGTAGGCGGCGACCGCGGAATTCAGTCCCTTGCCGACCCGGTCCAGGTGCCCGCTCATGGTGTTCAGGCGCGCGTACAGCTCCCGGCCGAGTTCGAACACCTGCTGCGCGTTCGCCGCCAGCGCGTCCTGCGTCCAGGCGTACGCGACCGTGCGGAGCAGGGCGATCAGCGTGGTCGGGGTGGCGATCACCACGCGGCGCACGGCGGCGTGCTCCAGGATCTCCGGATCGATGTCCACAGCCTGTGAAAGGAAAGCCTCGCCGGGGACGAACAGCACCACGAACTCCGGCGTGGGCCGGCCGCTGGCGCCCAGCGCCCGCCAGTAGGCCTTCGACGCCAGCTGGTCGACGTGCGCGCGCAGGTGCTTGGCGTGCGCGGTCAGGTACTCCAGCCGCTCGGTCTCGTCCGTGGCCTCCGCGGCGTCCAGGTACGCGGCCAGCGGGGTCTTGGCGTCCACGACCACGTACTTGTCCCCGGCCAGGTGCACGACCAGGTCCGGCCGCAGCATCCCCTCGGAGCCGGTCGCGCCGTAGGAGCCGGGGAGCACCGTCTGGGTGGTGAAGTCGCAGCGGTCGACCATGCCGGCCAGCTCCACCGCGCGGCGCAGGTGCATCTCGCCCCACTGGCCGCGCACCTCGGGCCGGCGCAGCGCGGTGACCAGGGCCGCGGTCTGCGTGCCGAGGGAGCCGGCGGCGGTGCGCACGTCCTCGATCTGCTGGGCCAGCGCGGCATGGGAGGCGGCGCGGCCCCGCTCGATGTCGCGGAGCCGGTCGTCGAGCCGGGACAGCGACTCGTTGATCGGCCGGCCCGCGGCGTCGAACTGCGAGCCGGCCAGCGCCAGCAGCCGGTCCGCGGACTGGTCCAGCGCCTGCGAGTTCAGCGTCAGGCGGCGGGACCGCTCCCACAGCACGCCGAGCAGCGCGCCGAACGCGATCCCGATCACCAGCAGCAGCACAGGCATCATGGGTCCATATTGTCCCCTCGGGGCACGCCTGTGCGGTGGACTGCGGTTATGCCTTGCGCGCCCTGCGCGTCGCGACGGTCAGCACGGCGCCAGCGCCGAGCAGCGCCAGGGCCGCCGCGACCTCGGCCGGGAGGCCCTCGGGCGCGCCGGTGACCGGCAGCGTCCTGGCCACCTTCACGTCGAAGCTGCGGACCAGGATCTGCCCGTCGGTCTTCTCGATGCGCAGGGTGAAGGTGTCCCTGCCGATGAAGCCCGGGTTCGGGGTGTAGGTGACGGTGCAGTTGGCGTGCGAGGTGATCGTGCCGTGCTCGGCGCCGCTGATCAGGTCGATGTTCTTCGACGTGCCCTCGCACACCGGGATCACCACCGGCTGGCCGGGCGGAGTGACGACCGGCGGCGTGATCGGGCGCTTGCGCTCGGCCGGGGGCTGGTCCAGGGCGGCCAGCCACAGCTGGTAGGCCGGAATGCCGGTCTGAACGACCGAGTAGAGCTCCAGCGTGGTCACGTCGGCGGTGGGCCGGAACCAGCCCGAGGCGCCGTTGGTGTCCGCGACGTTGCCGACCAGGAAGGAGCTCACCGGGTCCCAGTTCGGCAGGTCGGTGTCCGGCTGGCCGCCGCACGCGCTGGGCAGCGGCGTGCCCTGGCAGAAGTTGAACGAGCCCTGGAAGCCGAGCGCGGAGGTGGGGACCTGCCGGCCGGCCGCGTCGTAGGCGGTCACGCGGACCTTCTCGGCGTCCACGTCGCCGAGCGTGAAGCCCCAGCTGCCCGGGACCAGCGGCCGGTCGAAGTGCAGCACGGTGGTCGAGGGGTTGCGGCCCTTCGCCGAGCGCAGCAGCGCGTAGGGCTTGCCCTGGGAGCTGCCGAAGACCTGCGCGAAGGGCGTCGAGGCGTTGAGGAACGCGCTCTGGCCCGAGGCCTGCGAGGGTGAGGTGCTGTCAGTGCTGATTTGCGTCGGGGGGAAGTTGACCGCAGGGTCCGTCACGCTCTCGCCGGCGAAGTCGAAACTCGCGTACTGCGAGTGCCCGGCGGCGGCCAGGGCGGACGGGGCGGTCGCGGCCAGGGCTAACCCGGCCGCACCGCAGGCCAGGGCGGCCTTCTTGATACCGACGCGGGTGTTCCGCACGCTGACCTCCGGGCATTCTCACGCTGATCACGGACGCGGCCGAGCCTGGCGCGGGCGTTCGCGGGGGTGTCGGAGGCGGCGGGCGGGGCCGGGTGAGTCCCCTCGATCGGCGTAGCGGCCCGCAGGGCCTGCGATACTGGAGGGCGGGCCGCGTCCGGCCCCGCACCGCATCCCGTACGCGACGTCGATAGGACAGTTGGACAATGGCGCTCACCATCGGAATCGTCGGACTCCCGAACGTGGGCAAGTCGACCTTGTTCAACGCGCTCACCAAGAACGACGTGCTCGCCGCGAACTACCCCTTCGCCACCATCGACCCGAACGAAGGCGTGGTCGGCGTCCCGGACCCGCGGCTGGCCAAGCTCGCCGAGCTCTACACCTCGCAGAAGGTGGTCCCGGCCACCGTGACCTTCGTCGACATCGCCGGCATCGTGCGCGGCGCCAGCGAGGGCCAGGGCCTGGGCAACAAGTTCCTGGCCAACATCCGCGAGGCCGACGCGATCTGCCAGGTGATCCGGGTCTTCACCGACCCCAACGTGGTCCACGTCGACGGCAAGGTCTCCCCGGCCGACGACATCGAGACCATCAACACCGAGCTGATCCTGGCGGACCTGCAGACGATCGAGAAGGCCCTGCCGCGCCTGCAGAAAGAGGCGCGGATGAAGAAGGAAGTACAGGCGACCGTCGCCGCGGTGGAGGAGGCCAAGAAGATCCTGGACTCCGGCAAGACCGTCTTCGCCGCCCGCCTGGACCGCGAGCCGCTGCGCGAACTGCACCTGCTGACGGCGAAGCCGTTCCTGTACGTCTTCAACGTCGACGAGGACGAGCTCACCAACGACGCGCTGAAGGACGAGATGCGCGCCCTGGTCGCCCCCGCCGAGGCGATCTTCCTGGACGCCAAGATCGAGCACGAGCTGATGGAGCTCCCCGACGACGAGGCGCTGGAACTGCTCCAGGGCATGGGACAGGACGAGTCGGGACTGAACCAGCTGGCGCGCGTCGGATTCGAGACGCTGGGGCTGCAGACGTACCTGACGGCCGGTCCGAAGGAGTCGCGGGCCTGGACGATCCGCAAGGGGGCGACCGCGCCCGAGGCCGCGGGGGTCATCCACACGGACTTCCAGCGCGGGTTCATCAAGGCGGAGATCGTGTCCTTCGAGGACCTGATCGAGCTCGGTTCGGTCGCCGAGGCCCGGGCCAAGGGCAAGGCCCGGATGGAAGGCAAGGACTACGTCATGGCCGACGGGGACGTGGTGGACTTCCGGTTCAACGTGTGAGTGTTGATACACAACGAGGTGGCCGTCGCGATTCGCGGCGGCCACCTCGTTGTTCTCTTGTGGCTCAGGCCTCTACTGTGCGGCGGTCGATCGCGGGGCCGAGCGCCGCGACGCCCACGGTGGCGGCCGCTCCCAGGGCCAGGACGCTCCACCACAGGAACGCGGGGCCGATGAGCGTGTAGGCGGTCGTGCCGGCGGCCAGGGCCAGGAAGCGGGCCACGCCCCAGGTCCAGCTGAAGGCGCCCTGGTAGCGGCCGCGGGCCGTAGCGGGGGCTAGGTCGGCGATGAGGGCGGCCGGGATCCCGCCGGCGACGACCTCGCCGACGGACCACACGGCCACGGTGGCCGCGTAGCCGGCCGGGGTGTGGGCGAGGCCGGTGAGGGCGACGCCGGCGGCTATCAGGATGCCGGCGGCGATCTGGACGTGGTTGCGGGGGAAGCGCGCCAGGACGGAGGTGGCGAGCGGCTGGAGGGCCACGACCAGCCCCGCGTTGACCGCCGCGGCCATGCCCATGACGGTAGGGGAGAGGCCGTCGGTGCGGATGGCGAGGGGGAGGGCGCTCTCGGTGAGGGAGTAGATGAAGAGCTGGACGCCGAGGAGGGGGAGGAGCTTGCGGACCAGGCGGTCGTGGAGGACAACGCCGTAGCCGGAGCTTGCGGGGGCGGAGGGTGCGCTTGGCTTGGCGGCTGCGGCTGCGGCTGCGGCTGCGGCGGCCGTGGCTGCCGGCGCGGCGGTGGTTGGCGCACTTGGCATGGTTGCTATGGCGGCAGCCGTCGCATCAGCCGTCTCATCAGCTTTCTGCGAGTCCCGCCCCGGCAGCAGCGCCGCCACGATCCCCGCGTACGCCACCGAAGTCCCCGCGTCGATCGCGAACAGCATCCAGTACCCGTGCGCCGCGAGGTACCCGCCGAGGATCCCGGCGACCGCCGTGCCGATGTTCACCGCCCAGCCGATCAGCGCGAACGCCTCGCGGCGCCGTCCCGGCCCGACGTTGTCGGCCAGCGTCGCCGAGGCCGCCGGCGCGACCATCGTGGCCGTGGCGCTCAGCGCGATCGCGGCCAGCGCCATGGTCGCCGCGTTCGGGGCGGCGAACAGTGCGCCTTGCGCGGCGGCCGTGCCGAGCAGGCCGGCCAGCATCGTCAGCTTCCGGCTGCGGCGGTCCGCGAGCCAGCCGCCGACCGCCGGGCCGACCAGGTTGCCGGCGCCGAGTGCGCCGAGGACGTAAGGGGTCTGCGACGCCGGGATGCCGCGCGAGCCGAGGAAGAACACCAGGAACGGTCCGACCAGGAAGCCGACCCGGTTCACGACGGTCCCCGCGAAGACCACCCAGATCACCCGGGGGAATCCGGCGAAGGCCGACAGCGGATTGCGGAGGCGGGCCGTGCGGGCCGGGCCGGCGGCGTCAGCCGGTCGCGCCGCACGGTCCGGGCGCGTCAGGTGCCCCACGCGGCCGGCGGCGGAGGCCGGGCCGCACTCCTCGGGGCGGATGCTCGTGGTGGTCATGGCGCCCAGAGTGGCGCCGGACGGCGATCATGCGACAATGATTCGGCCCCGCCCGAATCCGCGGGGCGCGGGGTGGTGGGAGCGGGAGGGGAACGCAGTGTCTGCGACGTTGTCATTCACCGCGGAGGAGCTGGCGCAGGTCCGGTTCTCCGCGTCCCCGATGTGGGAGGTCATCACCAGTTTCCGGGTGCTGACCAGGCCCGGGCTGTATCCGGTGCACGGCCCGTGGTTCGACCAGGTCCGGCCGCGACTGGCGGCCGCGGGACTGCTGACAGGAAGTCTTTCCGCGCTATTCCATGCACAATCATACGTTCCCGACTTCCTGAACCCTGTGCCTGCCAATTCCTCACCGGCTCTGGCCGATGAGCTCGCAGCCATTCAGGCGACGCCCGACGACCACCTTCTGGCTGATCTCGACATCTATGCGGAGAAGGTCCCGAACGGTGCGATACCGGCGTTCGCGGAGCGTCTGCGGACCCATCGCGATCAAGCGCTCTGCGAACTCGCCAAGGACATCGAGAACTACTTCCAGATAGCGCTCGCGCCCTACTGGTCGCGGATCAGAACCCTGCTTGAAGCGGACATCTATCACCGGGCGCGGCAGGTCGCCGAGTACGGCGCGGCGCGGTTGTTCAACGAGTTGCATCCGGACGTCAGCTGGAACAGCGGGACCCTGCGGATGCTGCACCGGCAGCGCGTCCTGTGCCGCGACGACAACGCTCCGGGGCTGATCCTGGTGCCGTCCGCCTTCGCCTGGAACAAGATTCTCACCCGCGCCGCCACCGGTGACGTGCCACAGCTCTGCTTCGGGGCGCGGGGCGTCGGGACGCTGTTCGCGCGCCGCACGGCCGAGCCGTCGGACGCCGTGGCCGCCGTCATCGGCCGCTCGCGGGCCCTGCTGCTGGCCGAACTTGAGGCTCCGGCGTCCACCACCGAACTCGCCTCGCGCACCGGAATGTCGGCCGGCGGTGTCTCCGAGCACCTGACCGCTCTGCGTGGCGCGGGCATGGTTTCCGCACATCGCGCGGGCCGCTCCGTGCTTTACGCGCGCACCCCTGTGGCCGACTCGCTGTTGGCGGCAGCGGTTTGACAGCGCGTCCAACAAAGGGGCCGAGATCGGAGTAATTCGCAGAAAGGTTTGACGCGCCCCTGGCGCGCCGGTGGCGTCAGGTGCTTCAGTATTTGGCGGGGAGAGAACGGAGCGCTGTCAGCCTTTAGCTGAACGGAGTCATGGCGATGCCGCGATCACGCCGAAAGTTCGACATCGACGAGTTCGTCCGCGAGTGCCTGCAGGCCTGGGAGGCCGACGGGGCCGACGCGGTGAAGGACGTACTGGACCGGACACTCGGGCGCGGATGCGCGCCGGTGCGCGAGTGCTTCGGTGATCCGCGCGAGGCCCACCTCCAGGTCCTGTATCCGGGGCCTGAGCTGGTGATCGAGAACATGGTCTGGGCGCCGGGGATGTCCTACCCCGCGCACAACCACAACACGCCGGTCATGACGGGCGTCTACGCGGGGTTGGAGGT
This window encodes:
- a CDS encoding DNA recombination protein RmuC — its product is MMPVLLLVIGIAFGALLGVLWERSRRLTLNSQALDQSADRLLALAGSQFDAAGRPINESLSRLDDRLRDIERGRAASHAALAQQIEDVRTAAGSLGTQTAALVTALRRPEVRGQWGEMHLRRAVELAGMVDRCDFTTQTVLPGSYGATGSEGMLRPDLVVHLAGDKYVVVDAKTPLAAYLDAAEATDETERLEYLTAHAKHLRAHVDQLASKAYWRALGASGRPTPEFVVLFVPGEAFLSQAVDIDPEILEHAAVRRVVIATPTTLIALLRTVAYAWTQDALAANAQQVFELGRELYARLNTMSGHLDRVGKGLNSAVAAYNQSVGSLESRVLVTARRLNELGLVDEELTVPAQVEIQTRALSD
- a CDS encoding Ig-like domain-containing protein, giving the protein MRNTRVGIKKAALACGAAGLALAATAPSALAAAGHSQYASFDFAGESVTDPAVNFPPTQISTDSTSPSQASGQSAFLNASTPFAQVFGSSQGKPYALLRSAKGRNPSTTVLHFDRPLVPGSWGFTLGDVDAEKVRVTAYDAAGRQVPTSALGFQGSFNFCQGTPLPSACGGQPDTDLPNWDPVSSFLVGNVADTNGASGWFRPTADVTTLELYSVVQTGIPAYQLWLAALDQPPAERKRPITPPVVTPPGQPVVIPVCEGTSKNIDLISGAEHGTITSHANCTVTYTPNPGFIGRDTFTLRIEKTDGQILVRSFDVKVARTLPVTGAPEGLPAEVAAALALLGAGAVLTVATRRARKA
- the ychF gene encoding redox-regulated ATPase YchF — protein: MALTIGIVGLPNVGKSTLFNALTKNDVLAANYPFATIDPNEGVVGVPDPRLAKLAELYTSQKVVPATVTFVDIAGIVRGASEGQGLGNKFLANIREADAICQVIRVFTDPNVVHVDGKVSPADDIETINTELILADLQTIEKALPRLQKEARMKKEVQATVAAVEEAKKILDSGKTVFAARLDREPLRELHLLTAKPFLYVFNVDEDELTNDALKDEMRALVAPAEAIFLDAKIEHELMELPDDEALELLQGMGQDESGLNQLARVGFETLGLQTYLTAGPKESRAWTIRKGATAPEAAGVIHTDFQRGFIKAEIVSFEDLIELGSVAEARAKGKARMEGKDYVMADGDVVDFRFNV
- a CDS encoding MFS transporter, giving the protein MTTTSIRPEECGPASAAGRVGHLTRPDRAARPADAAGPARTARLRNPLSAFAGFPRVIWVVFAGTVVNRVGFLVGPFLVFFLGSRGIPASQTPYVLGALGAGNLVGPAVGGWLADRRSRKLTMLAGLLGTAAAQGALFAAPNAATMALAAIALSATATMVAPAASATLADNVGPGRRREAFALIGWAVNIGTAVAGILGGYLAAHGYWMLFAIDAGTSVAYAGIVAALLPGRDSQKADETADATAAAIATMPSAPTTAAPAATAAAAAAAAAAAKPSAPSAPASSGYGVVLHDRLVRKLLPLLGVQLFIYSLTESALPLAIRTDGLSPTVMGMAAAVNAGLVVALQPLATSVLARFPRNHVQIAAGILIAAGVALTGLAHTPAGYAATVAVWSVGEVVAGGIPAALIADLAPATARGRYQGAFSWTWGVARFLALAAGTTAYTLIGPAFLWWSVLALGAAATVGVAALGPAIDRRTVEA
- a CDS encoding ArsR/SmtB family transcription factor; protein product: MWEVITSFRVLTRPGLYPVHGPWFDQVRPRLAAAGLLTGSLSALFHAQSYVPDFLNPVPANSSPALADELAAIQATPDDHLLADLDIYAEKVPNGAIPAFAERLRTHRDQALCELAKDIENYFQIALAPYWSRIRTLLEADIYHRARQVAEYGAARLFNELHPDVSWNSGTLRMLHRQRVLCRDDNAPGLILVPSAFAWNKILTRAATGDVPQLCFGARGVGTLFARRTAEPSDAVAAVIGRSRALLLAELEAPASTTELASRTGMSAGGVSEHLTALRGAGMVSAHRAGRSVLYARTPVADSLLAAAV